The following proteins are co-located in the Paenibacillus sp. JNUCC32 genome:
- a CDS encoding YfiT family bacillithiol transferase has protein sequence MDLRYPIGQFDWGGSTSPEHRKVWVREIKGMPEKLRAAVQGLSHEQLDTAYREGGWTIRQVVHHLADSHMNSYIRFKLALTEENPTIKPYDEQKWAALHDSLTQDIEASLALIDGLHARWVALLENMKDGDYLRTFYHPENQRTTSLEYAAGMYAWHGNHHIAHITSARERFGF, from the coding sequence ATGGATTTGAGGTATCCGATAGGACAGTTTGACTGGGGAGGCAGCACGTCGCCTGAGCACAGGAAGGTCTGGGTCCGAGAGATTAAGGGAATGCCGGAGAAGCTGAGGGCAGCGGTCCAGGGGTTAAGCCACGAACAACTGGATACGGCTTATCGCGAGGGCGGCTGGACGATCCGCCAGGTTGTTCACCATCTTGCTGACAGTCATATGAACAGCTATATCCGGTTTAAACTTGCGTTGACGGAAGAGAACCCGACGATTAAACCGTATGACGAACAGAAATGGGCTGCCCTGCACGATTCATTGACACAAGACATTGAGGCTTCGCTTGCATTGATCGACGGATTACATGCCAGATGGGTCGCTTTATTGGAGAATATGAAGGATGGGGACTATCTGAGAACGTTCTACCATCCCGAAAACCAGCGAACAACGAGTTTGGAATACGCCGCAGGCATGTATGCATGGCATGGAAATCACCACATTGCCCACATCACGTCAGCCAGAGAACGATTTGGATTTTAG
- a CDS encoding Gfo/Idh/MocA family protein, translating to MIRIGKISYWHVHAWDYTKQAQEHPDAQIVAVWDENPERGREAAEKQGVRFHESLDDMLQSDDIDAVIVDAPTSMHREVMLKAAAAGKHIFTEKVIAATLQEVNDIIKAVKENQVKFTVSLPRLNDGYTLAIREVLEQGLLGTVTLVRVRLSHNGATAGWLPEHFYSLEECRGGALIDLGCHPMYLTRLFLGEEAIDVQANFGYITGKEVEDNAVATLSTAAGAVGVVEAGFVNNFSPFTIEIHGTDGTILYGTPDSKLLIRSTKKEEYKDAWVELPVPANRASAFEQWISHIQEDTVAEENIAYAVELTKLMEAANRSAKEHRAVRLDELQA from the coding sequence ATGATCAGAATCGGAAAAATTAGTTATTGGCATGTGCACGCATGGGATTATACGAAACAAGCGCAGGAGCATCCCGATGCTCAGATCGTAGCGGTATGGGATGAGAATCCGGAGCGGGGAAGAGAAGCCGCCGAGAAGCAAGGCGTGCGTTTTCATGAATCGCTGGATGATATGCTGCAAAGCGACGATATTGATGCCGTGATCGTGGATGCTCCGACATCCATGCACAGAGAAGTCATGTTGAAGGCCGCAGCGGCAGGCAAGCATATTTTCACGGAAAAAGTAATTGCTGCAACCCTTCAGGAGGTCAATGATATCATTAAAGCCGTGAAGGAGAATCAGGTCAAATTCACGGTATCGCTACCGCGGCTGAATGACGGTTATACGCTGGCGATCCGTGAGGTATTGGAGCAGGGATTGCTGGGAACCGTGACGCTCGTTCGCGTTCGCTTGTCCCACAATGGCGCAACCGCCGGTTGGCTGCCTGAGCATTTCTACAGCCTGGAGGAGTGCCGCGGGGGTGCCCTGATCGATCTGGGCTGCCATCCGATGTATTTGACGCGCCTGTTCCTTGGTGAGGAAGCCATTGACGTCCAAGCGAATTTCGGATACATAACCGGCAAAGAGGTAGAAGACAACGCCGTTGCCACGCTCTCTACGGCGGCGGGTGCCGTCGGCGTGGTGGAAGCCGGATTCGTTAACAACTTCTCTCCGTTCACGATCGAGATTCATGGCACGGATGGAACCATCCTGTACGGTACGCCGGATAGCAAGCTTCTGATTCGTTCAACGAAAAAAGAAGAGTACAAGGATGCTTGGGTTGAGCTGCCGGTACCGGCGAACCGCGCAAGTGCTTTTGAACAATGGATTTCTCATATTCAAGAAGATACCGTTGCCGAAGAAAATATCGCATATGCGGTTGAATTGACCAAATTGATGGAGGCAGCCAATCGTTCGGCCAAGGAGCATCGTGCTGTAAGATTGGATGAACTTCAAGCATAA